A region of uncultured Draconibacterium sp. DNA encodes the following proteins:
- the amrS gene encoding AmmeMemoRadiSam system radical SAM enzyme, which yields MQEALFYSKNTNRQVQCELCPWNCILSDSQTGICKVRTNHGGILVTDVYNKVAAIGSDPIEKKPLYHFHPGKNILSVGEVGCNLHCSFCQNHRISQCKASEFSGFYNISAEKIVKEALKTWNNIGIAYTYNEPFTFYEFLLETAQLAHSEKLKNVVVSNGYINKKPLQKLLPFIDAFNIDLKAFSNDFYKKYTKGKLQPVLNTLKQIAASPAHLEVTTLVIPGLNDDPTEFKSMISWIATELGNDVPLHLSRYYPQYKLNAPATPIETLIELYDLAKTQLQHVYLGNVSDPKRSTTYCTNCKASLISRNHYNTEITSLDTAGKCKNCGTFASVII from the coding sequence ATGCAGGAAGCCTTATTCTATAGCAAAAATACAAACAGACAAGTTCAGTGTGAACTCTGCCCGTGGAACTGTATTTTATCCGACAGCCAAACAGGAATTTGTAAAGTACGCACGAACCACGGCGGTATTTTAGTTACCGATGTGTATAACAAAGTTGCAGCGATCGGCTCAGATCCCATTGAGAAAAAACCGCTCTACCATTTTCACCCCGGGAAAAACATTTTATCGGTTGGAGAAGTGGGTTGCAACCTGCATTGCAGCTTCTGCCAAAACCACCGCATTTCACAATGCAAAGCTTCTGAGTTCTCCGGTTTTTATAACATCAGTGCTGAAAAGATTGTAAAGGAAGCGCTGAAAACATGGAACAACATTGGCATTGCCTACACCTACAACGAACCTTTTACTTTTTACGAGTTTTTATTGGAGACGGCACAACTGGCTCATTCAGAAAAATTAAAAAATGTGGTAGTTTCCAACGGTTACATCAATAAGAAACCGTTACAAAAACTGCTGCCTTTTATCGATGCCTTTAATATCGATCTGAAAGCTTTCTCGAACGACTTCTATAAAAAATACACCAAAGGGAAATTGCAACCTGTGCTAAATACACTTAAACAAATTGCTGCAAGCCCAGCTCATCTTGAGGTTACCACGCTGGTTATTCCCGGGTTGAACGATGATCCCACGGAATTTAAGAGCATGATAAGCTGGATTGCCACAGAGTTGGGGAACGATGTGCCACTGCACCTGTCGCGCTACTATCCACAATACAAATTAAATGCACCGGCCACGCCAATAGAAACATTAATTGAGTTGTACGATCTGGCCAAAACACAACTACAACATGTTTACCTGGGAAATGTTAGCGACCCGAAACGATCAACCACTTATTGTACGAATTGCAAGGCTTCACTTATTTCAAGAAACCATTACAATACAGAAATTACAAGCCTTGATACCGCTGGAAAATGTAAAAACTGCGGGACATTCGCTTCTGTAATTATTTAG
- the queG gene encoding tRNA epoxyqueuosine(34) reductase QueG gives MLQQLKQKIQSLGFLDHAILPVSFLEEEEPRLKTWLANDMYGEMGYMSRNIDKRLDPSLLVENAKTIIVVLLNYYPESMQEDQTAPVLSKYAYGTDYHFVLKDKLKELLQFIQEEIAPCSGRPFVDSAPVLERAWARKVGLGWVGKNSNLISPEHGSFFFIGELIIDIELPYDDPKLVRDHCGRCTKCIDACPTKAIVADRVVDARKCISYQTIEVRGEMDSNLKGQFENRVFGCDICQDVCPWNLKSEPHNETGLKPHPKLLTLQKQDWETMERPLFNELFKNSAVKRTGYNGLQRNLRFLRDGEEI, from the coding sequence ATGCTACAGCAACTTAAACAAAAAATACAATCGCTCGGGTTTCTCGATCATGCCATACTTCCGGTTTCGTTTTTGGAGGAAGAAGAACCTCGTCTGAAAACGTGGCTGGCCAACGATATGTATGGCGAAATGGGCTATATGAGCCGTAATATTGATAAGCGTTTAGATCCTTCGTTGCTGGTTGAGAATGCGAAAACCATTATTGTTGTGCTGCTGAACTATTACCCGGAATCAATGCAGGAAGACCAAACGGCACCGGTACTTTCGAAGTATGCTTACGGTACCGACTATCATTTTGTGTTGAAAGACAAATTGAAGGAACTGCTTCAATTTATCCAGGAAGAAATCGCACCTTGCTCAGGTAGACCTTTTGTTGATTCGGCACCGGTTTTAGAGCGTGCCTGGGCACGGAAAGTAGGCCTGGGGTGGGTAGGAAAAAACAGCAACCTTATTTCGCCGGAACATGGCAGTTTCTTTTTTATTGGCGAACTGATCATCGATATTGAACTGCCTTACGACGACCCGAAACTGGTGCGCGACCACTGCGGGCGATGCACAAAATGTATTGATGCCTGCCCCACAAAAGCCATTGTTGCCGATCGTGTGGTTGATGCCCGTAAATGTATTTCGTACCAAACCATTGAAGTGCGTGGAGAAATGGACTCCAATTTAAAAGGGCAGTTTGAAAACCGGGTATTTGGCTGTGACATTTGCCAGGATGTATGTCCGTGGAATTTAAAATCGGAACCACACAACGAAACAGGTTTAAAACCTCACCCCAAACTTTTAACACTTCAGAAACAGGATTGGGAAACTATGGAACGTCCGCTGTTTAACGAGCTTTTTAAAAACTCGGCGGTAAAACGAACCGGTTATAATGGCTTACAACGAAACCTAAGATTCCTGAGAGATGGGGAAGAAATTTAA
- a CDS encoding putative DNA modification/repair radical SAM protein, with amino-acid sequence MNETVHEKLKILSDAAKYDVSCASSGSNRANSSKGIGSGVACGICHSFTEDGRCVSLFKILMTNNCIYDCAYCINRRTNDRPRATFTAQEIVDLTIGFYRRNYIEGLFLSSGVIKSPDYTMERMVLVAKKLRNEENYNGYIHLKAIPGASRELIHEAGIWADRLSVNMEIPTEPNLKKLAPEKSYPDIVTPMGQIRDSILVAKEERKKYRKAPRFAPAGQSTQLIVGATPETDRQIILLSSGLYKKQNLKRVYFSGYLPVNSYDERLPAINRPPLVRENRLYQSDWLIRFYHFKAEEILNEDQPFLDLDVDPKLGFALRNMHLFPVDINRADYEMILRIPGVGVQSAQKIILARKHRRLNSLHLKKLGIVMKRAKYFITCNELPSPGVGWEPNRLKHKLLCEMNSKYKKSLDTQLKLFTDFKPVLPTLH; translated from the coding sequence ATGAATGAAACAGTACATGAAAAACTGAAAATATTATCCGACGCCGCAAAATATGATGTGTCGTGTGCGTCGAGCGGAAGCAACCGGGCAAACAGCAGCAAAGGAATTGGCAGCGGTGTGGCATGCGGAATTTGCCATAGTTTTACCGAAGACGGGCGCTGTGTGAGCCTGTTTAAAATACTGATGACCAACAATTGTATTTACGATTGTGCTTACTGTATTAACCGACGTACAAATGACCGACCGCGGGCAACTTTTACCGCACAGGAAATTGTGGATCTTACCATTGGTTTCTATCGCCGAAACTACATTGAAGGATTGTTTTTGAGCTCGGGTGTGATAAAAAGTCCGGATTACACCATGGAGCGAATGGTGTTGGTTGCTAAAAAATTACGTAATGAAGAGAACTACAACGGCTACATCCATTTGAAAGCGATTCCCGGAGCGAGCCGCGAGTTGATTCATGAGGCTGGAATCTGGGCCGACCGACTGAGCGTTAACATGGAAATCCCGACTGAACCCAACCTGAAAAAGCTGGCACCTGAAAAGAGCTATCCCGATATTGTTACGCCCATGGGGCAAATCCGCGATTCGATACTTGTGGCAAAGGAAGAACGTAAAAAGTACCGCAAAGCACCTCGTTTTGCTCCGGCCGGACAAAGTACACAATTGATTGTTGGAGCCACTCCCGAAACCGACCGGCAAATTATTTTGCTGTCGTCGGGATTGTACAAAAAACAAAACCTGAAACGTGTATATTTTTCAGGTTACCTGCCGGTGAACAGTTATGATGAGCGTTTGCCGGCGATTAACCGGCCGCCGTTGGTGCGCGAAAACCGCCTGTATCAAAGCGATTGGCTGATACGTTTTTATCATTTTAAGGCTGAGGAGATTTTAAATGAAGACCAGCCTTTCCTTGATCTTGATGTCGACCCGAAACTGGGATTTGCACTGCGAAATATGCACCTGTTTCCTGTGGATATTAACCGCGCAGATTACGAAATGATTCTTAGGATTCCAGGTGTTGGGGTACAGTCGGCACAAAAGATTATTCTGGCGCGTAAACACCGCCGGCTAAATTCATTGCACCTTAAAAAACTGGGAATAGTGATGAAACGTGCCAAATACTTTATCACCTGCAACGAACTACCATCGCCGGGAGTGGGGTGGGAACCCAATCGGCTAAAACACAAATTGCTGTGCGAAATGAACTCGAAATACAAAAAATCGCTCGATACCCAGTTGAAACTGTTTACCGATTTTAAGCCGGTGCTGCCTACGTTGCACTAG
- a CDS encoding XRE family transcriptional regulator — translation MNYFGKNIKLLRKRKKRTQNEVAVALELKRTSVNALENEISQPTVSHLQTFSKYFGIAIDTLINVDLQQLSESQFADLQNGFDVFIRGSKLRVIATTVDSDNNDNIEFVNEKAKAGYVNCFADPEYIGKLPVFQLPFLSKEKKYRAFTIEGDSMLPIPAGSIVIGEFIQDFFNIKSNDAYIIVTRDEGIVFKVARNNIKTERSLHLVSLNKTFEPYDVPIGDVTEVWKFVCYLNTSIPEPESDISVLMKQMDNMQQAIKKLGSKIG, via the coding sequence ATGAACTACTTTGGCAAGAATATCAAGCTGTTACGAAAAAGAAAAAAACGGACACAAAACGAGGTGGCTGTAGCGCTGGAGTTAAAACGAACTTCTGTAAATGCACTCGAAAATGAGATCAGCCAACCCACGGTCTCACACCTTCAGACTTTTTCGAAATATTTTGGGATCGCTATCGACACGCTGATTAATGTGGATTTGCAACAATTATCCGAAAGCCAGTTTGCCGATCTGCAAAACGGATTTGATGTATTTATACGCGGTTCCAAATTGCGGGTAATTGCCACAACGGTAGATTCGGATAACAACGACAATATTGAGTTTGTAAACGAAAAAGCCAAAGCCGGTTATGTAAATTGTTTTGCCGACCCGGAGTACATCGGGAAGCTTCCGGTTTTTCAGCTGCCGTTCTTGTCGAAAGAAAAGAAATACAGAGCTTTTACCATCGAAGGCGACTCCATGTTGCCCATCCCCGCCGGGTCGATCGTAATTGGCGAATTCATCCAGGATTTCTTCAACATTAAAAGCAACGATGCGTATATTATTGTTACGCGCGACGAAGGCATTGTTTTTAAAGTGGCGCGTAATAATATTAAAACGGAACGGTCGCTGCACCTGGTTTCGCTGAATAAAACATTTGAACCGTACGATGTACCAATTGGCGATGTTACCGAAGTATGGAAATTTGTGTGCTACCTGAACACCAGCATCCCCGAGCCGGAGTCGGACATTAGTGTGCTGATGAAACAAATGGACAACATGCAACAGGCAATCAAAAAGCTCGGATCAAAAATTGGATAA